One Manihot esculenta cultivar AM560-2 chromosome 6, M.esculenta_v8, whole genome shotgun sequence DNA segment encodes these proteins:
- the LOC110616504 gene encoding lysine-specific demethylase REF6 yields the protein MAASGGLVSEPTSQQEVFQWLKNLPLAPEYHPTPAEFQDPIAYIFKIEKEAAKYGICKIVPPVLAAPKKAAIANLNRSLAARAGSSASKSPPTFTTRQQQIGFCPRKPRPVQKPVWQSGENYTFQEFETKAKSFERSYLKKCSKKGALSALEIETLYWKATVDKPFSVEYANDMPGSAFSPIKTGGKEMGEGVTVGETEWNMRGVSRAKGSLLRFMKEEIPGVTSPMVYVAMMFSWFAWHVEDHDLHSLNYLHMGAGKTWYGVPREAAVAFEEVVRVHGYGEEINPLVTFAILGEKTTVMSPEVFVSAGVPCCRLVQNAGEFVVTFPRAYHSGFSHGFNCGEAANIATPEWLRVAKDAAIRRASINYPPMVSHFQLLYDLALELCTRVPVSITAKPRSSRLKDKQKVEGETLVKELFIKNVILNNGLLHILGKGSSIVLLPRSSSDISVCSNLRVGSQLRVSPSLGLCSDSVILKSSEDSIADEIMPERNNRINQVKGLLSVKEKFASLCERNRLSSLNRNDSMHTMVTGNEKGATVHGDKLSDQRLFSCVTCGILSFDCIAVVQPTEAAARYLMSADCSFFNDWIVGSGITNDGFPIAGGETNASEQNSSIKWIEKNTVDGLYDVPVQSANYQIQVIDQNKVASNTETQRGTSSLSLLALNYGNSSDSEEDQVEPDVLHHDDEINLANRSSENKYQHQISALPSFKQECHHDETDDHNLSSSRPDCGDEVTVQTNGWHAKHGHGNRPANFKDENDRALNCSVEFETDNLASVEPKGLEHTFRGPMSTSHMTGKAKFNRVGVPREHLGASFAQRSDEDSSRMHVFCLEHAVEVEQQLRPIGGVHILLLCHPEYPKIEAEARSVTEELGIEYLWNDITFRDATKEDEENIQSALDSEEAIPGNGDWAVKLGINLFYSANLSRSSLYSKQMPYNSVIYNAYGRISPASSPTKYNVYERKPSKQKKVVAGRWCGKVWMSNQVHPFLTKRDSEEQDQEQEQDRNLCAWTRPDEKLERKSESTCRTETTSATRKSGRKRKITVASGPGKKVKCLDTEDAASEDSQEDVSHKQHTRVYSRKQIKRVEREISYDLLEDDSHQRCGRTHRSKQAKSVEKEDATSDDSLRWNTHQQHRRILRSKQDKSFESENDVSYALVDNTSQKKHGRIPKTGRKQAKYVERKEFSDDSLEGDIRDWHGRVSRGTQDKFRREDAFSDDSLEESSHRPLRRVHIRKRGTYFEKEEAISDDSLDNSSLQQKRISGGSQAKFRDDEVSDDMLEGSTYQQQTGSYRSRESKFLDGEGAVSDDLLEDNTCQQHRRIFRTKQAKFVERENATSDDSLEDTIRQQRRVIPRSKRSKFIEREDAISDDLLEDDTNLKHRTIPRSRKAKFAEREDFSVDLQEDDGQWQQRKAPRGKQTKFIESEDVSDDLQEEDAHWQLRKTSRCKQAASTESGDVSDDLDDEGNTRWQPKKTPRMKQAKFIEREDVSDDLHEDDSGWQPRKIPRGKQAKLIEREDAVSDDLLEDNSNKQHRRNLRSKQRKPVTLRKMKRGAVQRVKQGTARLKKNESLQSIKQGKQTKQETPRFSNAKFEHNARQQLESGAEEELEGGPSTRLRKRPSKPSKESETKLKEKLQNNRKKVKSGSAGKPPNGQKNVKHKDEEAEYQCDIEGCTMSFGSKQELAVHKRNICPVKGCGKTFFSHKYLVQHRRVHLDDRPLKCPWKGCKMTFKWAWARTEHIRVHTGARPYVCGEEGCGQTFRFVSDFSRHKRKTGHSVKKSSKRLI from the exons ATGGCAGCTTCTGGTGGGTTGGTCTCTGAGCCAACATCACAGCAAGAGGTTTTTCAATGGCTCAAAAACCTACCGTTAGCACCAGAATACCATCCTACTCCAGCTGAATTCCAAGATCCAATTGCCTACATTTTCAAAATCGAGAAGGAAGCAGCCAAGTATGGTATCTGCAAAATCGTGCCCCCTGTCCTTGCAGCTCCCAAGAAAGCTGCAATTGCTAACCTCAACCGCTCCCTCGCCGCCCGTGCTGGTTCCTCAGCTTCCAAATCTCCACCCACATTCACTACCCGCCAGCAGCAGATCGGGTTCTGCCCCCGGAAGCCTCGCCCGGTGCAAAAGCCTGTGTGGCAGAGCGGAGAGAACTACACTTTTCAAGAATTCGAAACTAAAGCTAAATCCTTTGAGAGAAGCTATCTCAAGAAGTGCTCGAAGAAGGGAGCTCTTTCTGCTCTAGAGATCGAAACCCTATACTGGAAAGCTACTGTCGATAAGCCTTTCTCTGTTGAGTATGCCAATGACATGCCGGGTTCTGCTTTCTCACCGATAAAGACTGGAGGGAAGGAGATGGGGGAGGGGGTAACCGTGGGGGAAACGGAGTGGAACATGAGAGGAGTGTCGAGGGCAAAAGGGTCATTGTTGAGGTTTATGAAGGAGGAGATACCGGGGGTTACTTCACCAATGGTGTATGTTGCTATGATGTTTAGTTGGTTCGCTTGGCACGTGGAGGATCATGACTTGCATAGCTTGAATTACTTGCATATGGGGGCAGGGAAGACTTGGTATGGCGTGCCAAGGGAGGCTGCCGTTGCTTTTGAGGAGGTGGTCCGGGTTCATGGGTATGGAGAAGAGATAAATCCTCTTG TTACATTTGCAATTCTTGGTGAGAAGACCACAGTTATGTCACCGGAAGTATTTGTCAGTGCTGGTGTACCATGCTGCAG GTTAGTGCAAAATGCTGGGGAGTTTGTTGTCACTTTCCCAAGAGCCTATCATTCAGGGTTTAGTCATG GATTTAATTGTGGGGAGGCAGCCAATATAGCAACTCCTGAATGGTTGAGGGTTGCAAAAGATGCTGCTATTCGAAGAGCTTCGATTAATTATCCTCCTATGGTGTCTCATTTTCAGTTGCTTTATGATCTTGCACTAGAACTATGTACAAG AGTGCCGGTGAGCATCACTGCTAAACCGCGTAGTTCTAGACTAAAAGATAAGCAAAAGGTTGAAGGAGAAACACTGGTTAAAGAACTATTTATAAAGAATGTAATTCTCAATAATGGCCTGCTTCATATTCTTGGAAAAGGATCTTCAATTGTGCTTCTCCCTAGAAGTTCTTCAGACATTTCTGTTTGTTCAAATTTACGTGTTGGGTCTCAGTTAAGAGTGAGCCCTTCCCTTGGGTTATGCAGTGACAGCGTTATCTTGAAATCCTCAGAGGATTCTATTGCTGATGAAATAATGCCAGAAAGGAACAACAGAATCAATCAAGTAAAAGGCCTCCTTtcagtgaaagaaaagtttgcTTCTTTGTGTGAAAGAAATAGGCTGTCCTCATTGAATAGAAATGACAGTATGCATACTATGGTCACAGGCAACGAAAAAGGGGCTACTGTTCATGGTGATAAGTTGTCTGACCAGAGACTGTTTTCATGTGTTACTTGTGGAATTTTGAGCTTTGATTGCATTGCTGTCGTTCAACCAACAGAAGCAGCTGCTAGATACCTCATGTCTGCTGATTGTAGCTTCTTTAATGATTGGATTGTTGGTTCTGGAATAACTAATGATGGATTCCCCATTGCTGGTGGAGAGACCAATGCTTCTGAGCAGAATTCCTCTATTA AATGGATAGAGAAGAATACTGTGGATGGTTTATATGATGTCCCTGTTCAGTCTGCTAATTACCAAATTCAGGTGATTGATCAAAATAAAGTTGCTTCAAATACTGAAACACAGAGGGGCACTTCCTCTCTTAGCTTACTAGCTTTGAATTATGGAAATTCGTCAGACTCTGAGGAAGACCAGGTTGAACCAGATGTTTTGCACCATGATGATGAAATTAACTTGGCAAACCGTTCATCTGAAAATAAATATCAGCATCAAATCTCTGCTTTGCCTTCTTTCAAGCAAGAGTGCCATCATGATGAAACTGATGATCATAATCTATCTTCATCAAGGCCTGATTGTGGAGATGAAGTTACTGTTCAAACTAATGGTTGGCATGCAAAACATGGACATGGGAATAGACCAGCCAATTTCAAGGATGAAAATGATCGAGCTCTTAACTGCTCAGTGGAGTTTGAAACTGATAATCTTGCTTCTGTGGAACCAAAGGGTCTGGAGCACACATTTAGAGGTCCAATGTCAACATCACATATGACTGGAAAAGCAAAGTTTAATAGAGTGGGGGTACCAAGAGAGCATCTGGGCGCTTCATTTGCCCAAAGGTCTGATGAAGATTCTTCTCGCATGCATGTCTTTTGTCTTGAGCATGCTGTAGAAGTGGAACAGCAACTTCGTCCTATTGGGGGAGTGCATATTTTGCTTCTTTGTCATCCAG AGTATCCCAAGATAGAAGCTGAGGCAAGGTCAGTGACAGAAGAACTGGGTATTGAGTATCTCTGGAATGATATTACTTTCAGAGATGCCACCAAAGAGGACGAGGAGAATATCCAGTCAGCTCTGGATAGTGAGGAAGCAATACCAGGGAATGGGGACTGGGCTGTAAAGTTGGGCATCAATCTTTTTTACAGTGCCAATCTTAGCCGATCTTCTCTTTATAGTAAGCAGATGCCATATAATTCTGTTATATACAATGCCTATGGTCGGATTTCTCCGGCTAGCTCGCCCACTAAgtataatgtttatgaaaggAAGCCTAGCAAGCAGAAAAAGGTGGTGGCAGGGAGATGGTGTGGGAAAGTTTGGATGTCAAATCAAGTCCATCCCTTCCTAACAAAACGGGATTCTGAGGAACAAGATCAAGAGCAAGAACAAGACAGAAACCTCTGTGCTTGGACAAGGCCAGATGAGAAGCTTGAGAGAAAATCAGAAAGTACCTGTAGGACTGAAACTACCTCAGCCACCAGAAAATCTGGGAGGAAGAGGAAAATTACAGTAGCAAGTGGACCAGGTAAGAAAGTCAAGTGTCTTGATACAGAAGATGCAGCTTCAGAAGATTCTCAAGAGGATGTTTCTCATAAGCAGCATACAAGGGTTTATAGTAGGAAGCAAATTAAACGTGTTGAGAGAGAAATTTCATATGATCTGTTGGAGGATGATTCTCATCAGCGGTGTGGAAGAACTCACAGAAGCAAGCAGGCTAAATCTGTTGAGAAAGAGGATGCAACGTCAGATGATTCCTTGAGATGGAACACTCATCAGCAGCACAGAAGAATTCTTAGGAGCAAACAGGACAAATCGTTTGAGAGTGAAAATGATGTTTCTTATGCTTTAGTGGACAACACTTCTCAAAAGAAACATGGCAGAATTCCTAAAACTGGAAGGAAGCAAGCCAAATATGTTGAGAGGAAAGAATTTTCAGATGATTCATTGGAAGGTGATATTCGTGATTGGCATGGAAGGGTTTCTAGAGGCACGCAAGACAAGTTTAGGAGGGAAGATGCATTTTCAGATGATTCACTAGAGGAGAGTTCTCATCGGCCACTAAGGAGGGTTCACATAAGAAAGCGGGGCACTTATTTTGAAAAGGAAGAGGCAATTTCAGATGATTCACTGGACAATAGTTCTCTGCAGCAGAAGAGGATTTCTGGAGGCAGCCAAGCAAAATTTAGGGATGATGAAGTTTCAGATGATATGTTGGAAGGAAGTACGTACCAGCAGCAAACAGGATCTTATAGGAGCAGGGAATCCAAATTTCTTGATGGGGAGGGTGCAGTTTCTGATGACCTGCTGGAGGACAATACTTGTCAGCAACACAGGAGGATATTCAGAACCAAGCAAGCCAAATTTGTGGAAAGGGAAAATGCAACTTCGGATGATTCATTGGAGGACACTATCCGGCAGCAACGCAGAGTGATTCCTAGAAGCAAAAGGTCCAAATTTATTGAGAGAGAAGATGCAATTTCAGATGATTTGCTGGAGGATGATACTAATCTGAAGCACAGGACGATACCCAGGAGCAGGAAGGCCAAATTTGCAGAGAGGGAAGATTTTTCAGTTGATCTGCAGGAGGATGATGGTCAATGGCAGCAAAGGAAGGCCCCTAGAGGCAAGCAAACCAAATTTATTGAGAGTGAGGATGTATCAGATGATCTGCAGGAAGAGGATGCTCATTGGCAGCTGCGGAAGACCTCTCGATGCAAGCAAGCTGCATCTACAGAGAGTGGAGATGTTTCAGATGATCTAGATGATGAGGGCAACACTCGTTGGCAGCCCAAGAAGACTCCTAGAATGAAGCAAGCCAAGTTTATTGAGAGGGAAGATGTTTCAGATGATCTGCACGAGGATGATAGTGGTTGGCAGCCAAGGAAGATTCCTAGAGGCAAGCAAGCCAAACTTATTGAGAGGGAAGATGCAGTTTCAGACGATTTGTTGGAGGATAATTCTAATAAGCAACACCGAAGGAATCTTagaagcaagcaaaggaaaccAGTGACCCTTCGCAAAATGAAGCGAGGGGCTGTACAGCGCGTGAAACAAGGGACTGCTAGGCTCAAAAAGAACGAGAGTCTCCAATCAATCAAACAAGGAAAGCAAACAAAGCAAGAAACTCCTCGGTTTTCAAATGCTAAATTTGAGCATAATGCAAGACAGCAGTTGGAATCAGGTGCTGAAGAGGAGCTAGAAGGTGGCCCTAGTACACGCCTTAGGAAAAGGccatcaaaaccttcaaaagagtCAGAAACCAAGCTAAAAGAGAAGCTGCAAAACAATAGGAAGAAAGTGAAGAGTGGTTCAGCTGGGAAGCCCCCAAATGGGCAGAAGAATGTGAAACATAAGGATGAGGAAGCAGAATATCAATGTGACATTGAGGGGTGCACCATGAGCTTTGGGTCAAAACAAGAGCTAGCAGTGCACAAAAGAAACATTTGTCCAGTGAAGGGATGTGGAAAGACATTCTTCTCGCACAAATACCTGGTGCAGCACCGTCGAGTCCACCTGGACGACCGCCCCCTGAAGTGCCCCTGGAAAGGTTGCAAGATGACATTCAAATGGGCATGGGCTCGGACTGAACACATAAGGGTTCACACAGGGGCTCGTCCTTATGTTTGTggagaagaaggttgtgggcaGACGTTCAGATTCGTGTCAGACTTCAGTCGTCACAAGCGGAAGACTGGTCATTCAGTGAAGAAAAGCAGCAAAAGGTTAATTTAA